ACGCGTCGCAGGCCGCGCGCCGCGAGCAGCGCGAGCGAGCCGTTCGTCGAGGCGAAAACGAGCGTGCGGCCGCGCACCCGTTCGGCGGTGTACTCGAACGGCGAGTTTCCGAGGTCGAAGCCATCCACGATGCGGCCGCCCCGCTCGCCGCACAGCAGCGCATCGGGACGCCTCGCCCGTGCCGCGAAGCCCTCCGCGGGGGTGGCGACCGGAATGACTTCGCGGGCACCGTTCGAGAGTGCGGCCGTGAGCGTGGTGGTGGCGCGGAGCACGTCGACCACCAGCGCGGCCTCGAGCGGGCCGCGCGGCCGCGCTTCGTGCGGCTGCAACATGACCCGGACCGTCGGAACGGTCAGGGTGTCGCGACCGGCTGGCGTTCCTTGAGCAGCGCTTCCACGAAACGCGTGTCGACATCGCCGCTTCGGAACCGCGAGTCCGCCAGCGCCAGGCGATGGAACGGAATCGTGGTGTGCACGCCTTCCACGATCATCTCCTCGAGCGCGATCTCCATACGGCGCAGCGCCTCTTCACGATCCTTGCCGCGCGCGATCAGCTTGCCGATCATCGAGTCGTAGTACGGCGGCACGACGTAGCCGGCATACACGTGGCTGTCGACCCGGATGCCGGGACCGCCCGGCTTGTACCAGTAGGTCACCTTGCCGGGGCTCGGACGCCAGCCGTGCTCGAAGTCCTCGGCATTGATGCGGCACTCGATCGCATGTCCGCTCCACTCGACCTGCTTCTGCGTGAGCGACAGCTTTTCGCCGGCCGCGACCCGGATCTGCTCCTTCACGAGATCCAGCCCGGTGACCTCTTCGGTGACCGGGTGCTCGACCTGGATACGCGTGTTCATCTCCATGAAATAGAAGCTGCCGTCCTGATCGAACAGGAACTCCATGGTGCCCGCGTTCAGGTAGCCGATCGAGGCGGCGCCGCGCACCGCGATCTCGCCGACTTTGCGGCGCTGCGCGTCGTTCAGGAACGGACTCGGCGACTCCTCGATCAACTTCTGGTGATTGCGCTGCACCGAGCACTCGCGCTCGCCGAGATGGATGAGATTGCCGTGCGAGTCGCCGAACAACTGGAACTCGATGTGGCGCGGCTTGACCAGATACTTCTCGAGGTACACCGCGTCATTGTTGAACGCCGCCCCCGCCTCCGCCCTCGCGATGCCGAATCCGGTTCGGAGTTGCTTTTCGTCCCACGCCACGCGCATGCCGCGTCCGCCACCGCCGGCAGCCGCCTTGATGATGACCGGATAGCCGATGCCACTCGCGAGCGACAGCGCCTCGTCGATGTCCGTGAGCGTGCCTTCGCTGCCGGGTACCAGCGGCAGTCCGGCCTCTCGCATGGTCTTTCGAGCCACCGCCTTGTCGCCCATCTTCCGGATCATCTCGGGTGTCGGTCCGATGAAAACGAAACCGCACGAGGCGCACACCTCGGCGAAGTGCGCGTTCTCGGACAGGAATCCGTAGCCGGGGTGGATGGCGTCGGCGCCCGTCACTTCGGCGGCCGAGATCAGCCGCGCGATGTAGTTATAGGACTGAGCCGGCGCCGGCGGTCCGATGCACACCGACTCGTCGGCGAGCCGGACGTGCAGGCTGTCTCGATCCGCCTCGCTGAAGACCGCGACGGTGCTGATCCGGAGCTCGCGGCAGGCGCGAATGATGCGGAGGGCGATCTCACCCCGGTTGGCGATCAGGACCTTGCGGAACATGCCCCCGTCAGTCGCGCGACATCCAGCCCGGTCGGGCTCCGGCGTTGGCCGGAGCTTCCGGGGAGGATTCCGCACTGGCGGCGTCGACCGGCTGCCACATGCGGTCGGAAGACGCCGAGATGCCCTTGAGCTTGAGCTGAAGCTCGTTCGGGTTGTTGCAGTTCTTGAGCGCCTCTTCCTCGCTGATCAGGCCCTCGCGCAGCAGACCGAGCACCGACTGATCGAAGGTCTGCATGCCGTACTGCGTGACGCCCTCGGCGATCGCCGTGTGGATCATCGGGACCTTGTCCGGATTCAGGATGAACTCGCGGATCGTCGGGGTGCTGACCATGATTTCGATCGCCGGAACGCGGCCCGCGCCATCCTTGCGCGCGATCAGTCGCTGACACACCACCGCCCGCAGGTTCGCCGACAGCGACAACCGGATCTCGTCGTGCTGGTGCGGCGGGTAGAACGAAACGATGCGCTGCAGCGTCTGCACCACGTCGGTGGTGTGCAGCGTCGAGAGCACCAGATGTCCGGTATCGGAGGCCATCAGTGCCGTGCTCATGGTCTCGAGGTCGCGAATTTCGCCGACCAGGATGATGTCGGGATCCTGGCGCAGCACGTACCGCAAACCGTCGTGGAAAGATTTGGTGTCGAGTCCGACCTCGCGCTGGTGGATGAACGACAGGCGGTCGCGGTGGAGGAACTCGATCGGGTCTTCGACCGTGATGATGTTGCGCGTGGTGACCTTGTTGATCGCGTCGATCATGGCGGCCAGCGTCGTCGACTTGCCCGAGCCGGTGCGACCCGTGACCAGCACCAGGCCGCGCGGCGAGAACGCCAGCTCGCGAACCTGAGGTGGAACGTGCAGGTCCTCGATGCTCGGCACCTCGACCGGCACATGGCGTAGCGCGAGCGCCGGTGTGCCACGCTGCATGAACAGGTTGGCGCGGAATCGGGCGAGTCCGGCGACGCCGAACGCGAAGTCGATCTCGGAATGGGTCGAGAAGTGCTGGCGCTGCTCCTCGTTGAGGAGCTGGTGGCAGACCTCGCGCAACTGCTGTGCGGAGGGTGCCGGCTCGTCGAGCGTGTACAGCACGCCGTCGACGCGCACCACCGGCGGCGTTCCGGCCTTGAGATGGAGATCGCTGGCCCGCGCTCCGATCATCTTGTCGAGCACCACGCGAATGTTCATCGTCGCCCCCATCCGCGCGAGGTCCGCCCCGCGCTCCGAGCTGCGCCCTTGCCTAGACCGGCTCGACCAGGAACAGCTTCTGACCGAACTCCACCGGCTGGGCGTTCTCGACCAGAAGCTGAACCACTCGCCCCCGGACCTCGGACTCGATTTCGTTCATGAGCTTCATGGCTTCGATGATGCAGACGTTCTGCCCCACCTCGACCACGCTTCCCACTTCGACGTACGGGTCCGCATCCGGTGCCGGTGCGCGATAAAACGTTCCCACCATGGGCGACGTGATCGCGACGGTATTGTCCTTGGCGGGTGGCGGACTCGCGGAGGCCGAAGCGCCCGCCGAAGCGTGCGCCGCCGGAGCCGCAGCCGACGGAGCGGTCGCCATCGGATGCGGCGCCACGCCGTGCGACTGAGCGGAGATCCGAACGGTACGACCGCCGGCCGTGACCTCGAGCTCGCCAATCCCGGTGCGTTGGACCAGGCGGATCAGCTGGCGAAGCTCGCCCAGCTCGAATTCGCCGACCTTCGCAGTGCGCGGGTTATCGGCGGTCGCAGGCGCGGACTTGACGCCAGTTCGGCGGCCGGAACCGCTGCCGGCGCGCGACTTACGAGGCGCGGTCACGGCGGAGATGCGCGATGAGTCCGCGCAGCGCGAGTCGGTAGCTGTCGATGCCGAAGCCCTGCACCACCCCGAGGGCGGCGCCGGACACCAGCGACCTGTGACGGAAGGCTTCGCGTGTGTGGGGATTGGTCACGTGCACCTCGACCACCGGAAGCCCGCACGCGAGGACGGCGTCGCGCAGCGCGACGCTCGTGTGCGTGAGACCACCCGGGTTCAGGAGCACTCCATCGGAGTGCCCGCGTGCACCGTACAGCGCTTCGATCAACACGCCTTCGTGCTGCGTCTGCCGCGACTCGATCTCGCAATCCGATTCGCGTCCCAGCTCGCTCAATGCGCGCTCGACGTCGCCGAGTGTCTCGCGTCCGTAGACCTGAGGCTCGCGAGTTCCCAGAGCATCGAGATTCGGACCGTGGAGGACCAGTATGCGAAGGCTCAGTTTTCGGCTCCGAATGAAACGAGCGTCTCCTTTAGAAGGCGACGCTCGACCGGCCGCGGCACGCTAGCATGGCCGATTTTGGGCGTCAATACCCACAGGGGTTCGCTACCTGCGCGCTTCTTGTCGAGTCGCATCGCCGCGTCCAGCGCCGCAACGCGCACCCCGCGCAGGCGCCGCGGCAGCTTCAATCGATCCAGCAATCGTTCGAGTCGCGCGCGTTGCGAGGGGGCCAGTCCGAGCGTGTGCTCAGACAACGCTGCCGCGAAGCGCATTCCGATCGCCACCGCTTCGCCGTGGAGGATCCCG
This is a stretch of genomic DNA from Candidatus Eisenbacteria bacterium. It encodes these proteins:
- the accC gene encoding acetyl-CoA carboxylase biotin carboxylase subunit; translation: MFRKVLIANRGEIALRIIRACRELRISTVAVFSEADRDSLHVRLADESVCIGPPAPAQSYNYIARLISAAEVTGADAIHPGYGFLSENAHFAEVCASCGFVFIGPTPEMIRKMGDKAVARKTMREAGLPLVPGSEGTLTDIDEALSLASGIGYPVIIKAAAGGGGRGMRVAWDEKQLRTGFGIARAEAGAAFNNDAVYLEKYLVKPRHIEFQLFGDSHGNLIHLGERECSVQRNHQKLIEESPSPFLNDAQRRKVGEIAVRGAASIGYLNAGTMEFLFDQDGSFYFMEMNTRIQVEHPVTEEVTGLDLVKEQIRVAAGEKLSLTQKQVEWSGHAIECRINAEDFEHGWRPSPGKVTYWYKPGGPGIRVDSHVYAGYVVPPYYDSMIGKLIARGKDREEALRRMEIALEEMIVEGVHTTIPFHRLALADSRFRSGDVDTRFVEALLKERQPVATP
- the accB gene encoding acetyl-CoA carboxylase biotin carboxyl carrier protein: MGELRQLIRLVQRTGIGELEVTAGGRTVRISAQSHGVAPHPMATAPSAAAPAAHASAGASASASPPPAKDNTVAITSPMVGTFYRAPAPDADPYVEVGSVVEVGQNVCIIEAMKLMNEIESEVRGRVVQLLVENAQPVEFGQKLFLVEPV
- a CDS encoding type IV pilus twitching motility protein PilT, whose translation is MNIRVVLDKMIGARASDLHLKAGTPPVVRVDGVLYTLDEPAPSAQQLREVCHQLLNEEQRQHFSTHSEIDFAFGVAGLARFRANLFMQRGTPALALRHVPVEVPSIEDLHVPPQVRELAFSPRGLVLVTGRTGSGKSTTLAAMIDAINKVTTRNIITVEDPIEFLHRDRLSFIHQREVGLDTKSFHDGLRYVLRQDPDIILVGEIRDLETMSTALMASDTGHLVLSTLHTTDVVQTLQRIVSFYPPHQHDEIRLSLSANLRAVVCQRLIARKDGAGRVPAIEIMVSTPTIREFILNPDKVPMIHTAIAEGVTQYGMQTFDQSVLGLLREGLISEEEALKNCNNPNELQLKLKGISASSDRMWQPVDAASAESSPEAPANAGARPGWMSRD
- a CDS encoding 2-phosphosulfolactate phosphatase; this translates as MLQPHEARPRGPLEAALVVDVLRATTTLTAALSNGAREVIPVATPAEGFAARARRPDALLCGERGGRIVDGFDLGNSPFEYTAERVRGRTLVFASTNGSLALLAARGLRRVPASFANLTAAVDRVWRASGIVIVCAGKEGAFALVQPRDQQAGAGSVLERECTFLAGAVRSLVEGSRHGRDLSAMGRDYARDVTWCATLDSMSAAFE
- a CDS encoding 3-dehydroquinate dehydratase, giving the protein MSLRILVLHGPNLDALGTREPQVYGRETLGDVERALSELGRESDCEIESRQTQHEGVLIEALYGARGHSDGVLLNPGGLTHTSVALRDAVLACGLPVVEVHVTNPHTREAFRHRSLVSGAALGVVQGFGIDSYRLALRGLIAHLRRDRAS